A single region of the Streptomyces sp. ITFR-16 genome encodes:
- a CDS encoding helix-turn-helix domain-containing protein, with translation MLRIHVSGWDLSKVRMASGPDALWETILSFHRLRDRRASAVFGKWRAETRPRLNAEVRLLSAVVPPRGYFPDFLTPSQESADPLDFTAGMEALRATSPERLKAEMAVLGAGGTAGARAAAPRRAARPALLEPLREGRAESLGHLAGALRDYHRAAVAPYWPHIQSAVEADRAVRGRALLDGGADELLASLPPVIRWRAPVLEADYPVDRDLHLDGRGLLLQPSFFCRGAPVVLRDPLLPPVLVYPVAHSCAPGFAEPGPWLGRLLGHTRSTVLRAIGDGCTTSELARRAGVSLASASQHACVLREAGLVHTLRHGSSVLHTLTPLGGSLLRGGAPVAVS, from the coding sequence GTGCTGCGTATCCATGTCTCCGGATGGGACCTTTCCAAGGTGCGGATGGCCTCCGGGCCGGACGCGCTGTGGGAGACCATTCTCAGTTTTCACCGGCTGAGGGACCGGAGGGCCTCCGCGGTGTTCGGGAAATGGCGGGCGGAAACCCGGCCGAGGTTGAATGCCGAAGTACGTCTGCTGTCCGCGGTCGTTCCGCCACGCGGCTATTTCCCCGACTTTCTGACGCCTTCTCAGGAAAGTGCCGACCCGCTGGACTTCACCGCCGGAATGGAGGCCCTGCGCGCGACTTCGCCCGAGCGGCTGAAGGCGGAGATGGCGGTGCTGGGCGCCGGGGGAACGGCCGGCGCCCGGGCGGCCGCGCCCCGCCGGGCGGCCCGCCCCGCCCTCCTCGAACCGCTGCGCGAAGGGCGCGCCGAGTCCCTGGGCCATCTCGCCGGAGCGCTGCGCGACTACCACCGCGCCGCCGTCGCGCCCTACTGGCCGCACATCCAGTCCGCCGTGGAGGCCGACCGCGCCGTCCGGGGCCGCGCCCTCCTCGACGGCGGCGCCGACGAGCTGCTCGCCTCGCTCCCGCCGGTGATCCGCTGGCGGGCCCCCGTCCTGGAGGCGGACTACCCGGTCGACCGCGATCTCCACCTGGACGGGCGCGGGCTCCTCCTCCAGCCGTCGTTCTTCTGCCGGGGCGCCCCGGTCGTCCTGCGCGACCCGCTGCTCCCGCCCGTCCTCGTCTACCCGGTCGCGCACTCCTGCGCCCCGGGCTTCGCCGAGCCGGGCCCCTGGCTCGGCCGGCTCCTCGGCCACACCCGCTCCACGGTCCTGCGGGCCATCGGCGACGGCTGCACCACCAGTGAGCTGGCCCGCCGCGCCGGTGTCTCCCTCGCCTCCGCGAGCCAGCACGCCTGTGTACTGCGCGAGGCGGGGCTCGTGC